In one Streptomyces sp. NBC_01241 genomic region, the following are encoded:
- a CDS encoding S8 family serine peptidase, producing the protein MTRSSARRRSRLLAAGLSLVLLPAGQAVAAGALGTAGAGTDRATSPVHAPSTARTVTLITGDQVTVTDLGAGRKSVSVERPKGATGAVRSEISDGRITVIPDEARPYLQAGVLDAELFDVTALIEQGLGDPSSDGLPLIVTYTKNARSATPHGARQVRGLPSVGGAALEASKSGEFWRTVAPDVTSQTRSATSGRVRLSGGVEKIWLDARVDAAMETSNAQIGTPAAWEAGLTGEGVKVAVLDTGVDLTHPDLKDRVSETKSFIEGQEVADRNGHGTHVSSTVGGSGAASDGKEKGVAPGATLAVGKVLSDQGFGSESQIIAGMEWAAKDVQAKIVSMSLGSSQGSDGTDPMAQAVNTLSKDTGALFVIAAGNAYSPGTIGSPGAADSALTIGAVDSADRRAAFSSQGPRLGDNALKPDLSAPGVDILAARSQLVSGSGPYTSMSGTSMATPHVAGVAALLAEKHPDWSGQQLKDGLMSTSKQISGTSYEVGAGRVDVPSAIAAQITATGSADLGFTSWPYEANKPVTKTLTYTNASDRPVTLALTAEGAPAGVVTLADSTLTVPAHGTAQTTVTGDGTAAPVGATSGRIVAKDGDTVVAHTAFGLAKEEERYTLTVHVKDRDGAPSAAYVAVKQLAKDTSVIPASVGESGTLKLRVKPGMYTLSSFLDVRGSKGKDSLGLGLLTEPEVTMDRDREVTLDGTKLREIRAEVDQRTQTRQLIMKFNRSANGASFAPAVQVPPKYDSIFAAPTRKPATGTFEYRTVWRLGKPQLDVEAGGKRLGETTVQYGSDMLTGHKRMSLVDAGTGSPADYAGKDVTGNAVVVRRTDAITPAELAQNARDAGAKALFVTDEAPGRLMANFSAADGETRPLYIATVNAADGAQLTEAARLGRSLELTGTQFTPFVYDLSKGYPGAIPAGLTYRPGKRELAVVNNKFHAPKPADGGEFRYSITDSFPYGIGFQEKIKFPAERTDYISAGPDQGWAESMSSGPGALVERGGIVHYRGGTRSGTDWFKPVWHPWLGTGLGWGQRRAGNDLEFNTPGWGDSGPDHTGFGEVFNQKSLTQFTEVYVDGVQVDRKQSSGVHAWRVKPTEQDFKVVTDTTMDPDVWRLATKGHSEWTFKSSATPADRWTYLPMLNLGFDVDTDLQGDVRAGKRLDLGIFSEYIKGASDTGKITGSTLEVSFDDGATWTSVALDGVRGKSAAWAGSVRVPNDAQYISVRASASDNKGGSVKQEIIRAVGVRK; encoded by the coding sequence ATGACCAGATCATCCGCGAGGCGGAGGTCCCGGCTGCTGGCAGCGGGGCTGTCGCTCGTACTGCTGCCGGCCGGGCAGGCCGTCGCAGCCGGGGCGTTGGGGACGGCGGGGGCGGGCACCGACCGTGCCACATCACCCGTGCACGCACCCAGCACCGCGCGAACCGTCACCCTGATCACCGGTGACCAGGTGACCGTGACCGACCTCGGCGCGGGCCGGAAGTCGGTCTCCGTGGAGCGTCCCAAGGGCGCGACCGGAGCGGTTCGCAGCGAGATATCCGACGGCCGGATCACCGTCATACCCGACGAGGCCCGGCCCTACCTCCAGGCGGGCGTCCTCGACGCCGAACTCTTCGACGTCACCGCTCTGATCGAGCAGGGGCTCGGTGACCCGTCGTCCGACGGCCTCCCGCTCATCGTGACGTACACGAAGAACGCCCGGAGCGCGACGCCCCACGGAGCCCGCCAGGTCCGTGGTCTGCCGAGCGTGGGCGGCGCGGCCCTGGAGGCGTCGAAGTCCGGGGAGTTCTGGCGCACGGTCGCACCGGACGTCACCTCCCAGACGCGCAGCGCGACTTCGGGCCGTGTGCGTCTTTCGGGCGGCGTCGAAAAGATCTGGCTGGACGCCCGCGTCGACGCCGCGATGGAGACCAGCAACGCCCAGATCGGCACCCCCGCGGCCTGGGAGGCCGGGCTGACCGGCGAGGGTGTCAAGGTCGCCGTCCTCGACACGGGCGTGGACCTGACCCACCCCGATCTCAAGGACCGGGTGAGCGAGACCAAGAGCTTCATCGAGGGTCAGGAGGTCGCCGACCGGAACGGGCACGGCACGCATGTCTCGTCCACCGTCGGTGGCAGCGGTGCCGCGTCCGACGGCAAGGAGAAGGGCGTCGCGCCCGGCGCCACGCTCGCCGTCGGCAAGGTTCTCAGCGACCAGGGTTTCGGATCCGAGTCGCAGATCATCGCCGGTATGGAGTGGGCGGCCAAGGACGTCCAGGCCAAGATCGTCTCCATGAGCCTCGGATCGTCGCAGGGCAGCGACGGCACCGACCCGATGGCCCAGGCGGTGAACACCCTCTCCAAGGACACGGGCGCCCTGTTCGTGATCGCGGCCGGCAACGCATACTCCCCCGGCACCATCGGCTCCCCCGGCGCGGCCGACTCCGCGCTGACGATCGGCGCGGTCGACTCCGCCGACCGGCGTGCCGCCTTCTCCAGCCAGGGCCCGCGCCTCGGCGACAACGCGCTGAAGCCCGACCTGTCCGCGCCGGGCGTGGACATCCTCGCGGCGCGCTCGCAGCTCGTGAGCGGCAGCGGCCCGTACACATCGATGAGCGGTACCTCCATGGCCACCCCGCATGTCGCGGGCGTGGCGGCGCTGCTCGCCGAGAAGCACCCCGACTGGAGCGGACAGCAGCTCAAGGACGGGCTGATGAGCACGTCCAAGCAGATCAGCGGCACGTCGTACGAGGTGGGTGCGGGCCGCGTGGACGTCCCGTCCGCGATCGCCGCGCAGATCACCGCGACCGGCAGCGCCGACCTCGGCTTCACCAGCTGGCCCTACGAGGCGAACAAGCCGGTCACGAAGACGCTGACCTACACCAACGCCTCCGACCGGCCGGTCACCCTGGCGCTGACCGCCGAAGGCGCTCCGGCCGGCGTGGTCACCCTCGCAGACTCCACCCTCACCGTGCCCGCGCACGGCACCGCGCAGACCACGGTCACCGGTGACGGCACCGCCGCGCCCGTCGGCGCCACCTCCGGCCGGATCGTCGCCAAGGACGGCGACACAGTGGTGGCGCACACGGCCTTCGGCCTGGCCAAGGAGGAGGAGCGCTACACCCTCACCGTCCACGTCAAGGACCGCGACGGTGCCCCATCCGCCGCATACGTGGCTGTAAAGCAGCTGGCCAAGGACACGTCGGTCATCCCGGCCTCGGTCGGCGAATCCGGCACGCTCAAGCTGCGCGTGAAGCCGGGCATGTACACCCTGTCCAGCTTCCTCGATGTGCGTGGCAGCAAGGGCAAGGACTCGCTCGGCCTCGGTCTGCTCACCGAGCCCGAGGTCACCATGGACCGTGACCGCGAAGTCACCCTCGACGGAACGAAGTTGCGGGAGATCCGGGCCGAGGTGGACCAGCGGACCCAGACCCGTCAGCTGATCATGAAGTTCAACCGGTCCGCGAACGGCGCGTCCTTCGCGCCGGCCGTGCAGGTCCCGCCGAAGTACGACAGCATCTTCGCCGCGCCGACCCGCAAGCCCGCCACGGGCACCTTCGAGTACCGGACCGTCTGGCGGCTCGGCAAGCCACAACTCGATGTCGAAGCAGGCGGCAAGCGGCTCGGCGAGACGACCGTCCAGTACGGATCGGACATGCTCACCGGGCACAAGCGGATGTCCCTGGTGGACGCGGGCACCGGAAGCCCCGCCGACTACGCCGGCAAGGACGTGACGGGCAACGCGGTCGTCGTGCGCCGCACCGACGCGATCACGCCCGCCGAGCTGGCCCAGAACGCACGGGATGCGGGCGCCAAGGCTCTGTTCGTCACCGACGAGGCTCCCGGACGGCTGATGGCCAACTTCAGCGCGGCCGACGGGGAGACTCGTCCCCTGTACATCGCGACGGTGAACGCGGCGGACGGGGCACAGCTGACCGAGGCCGCTCGGCTCGGCCGGAGCTTGGAACTGACCGGTACCCAGTTCACGCCGTTTGTCTACGACCTCAGCAAGGGATACCCGGGGGCGATCCCCGCTGGTCTGACGTACCGGCCGGGCAAGAGGGAACTGGCCGTGGTCAACAACAAGTTCCACGCGCCGAAGCCAGCCGACGGCGGCGAGTTCCGCTACTCGATCACCGACAGCTTCCCCTACGGCATCGGATTCCAGGAGAAGATCAAGTTCCCCGCGGAGCGCACCGACTACATCAGCGCCGGTCCCGACCAGGGCTGGGCGGAGTCCATGTCCAGCGGCCCGGGCGCCCTCGTGGAGCGCGGCGGCATCGTGCACTACCGCGGCGGCACGCGCTCCGGGACCGACTGGTTCAAGCCGGTCTGGCACCCGTGGCTGGGTACCGGTCTCGGCTGGGGCCAGCGTCGCGCGGGCAACGACCTGGAGTTCAACACGCCGGGCTGGGGCGACTCGGGACCGGACCACACCGGCTTCGGCGAAGTGTTCAACCAGAAGTCGCTGACCCAGTTCACCGAGGTGTACGTGGACGGGGTGCAGGTCGACCGGAAGCAAAGCTCGGGGGTGCACGCCTGGCGCGTCAAGCCGACCGAGCAGGACTTCAAGGTGGTCACCGACACCACGATGGACCCGGACGTCTGGCGGCTCGCCACGAAGGGCCACTCCGAATGGACCTTCAAGTCGTCCGCCACGCCGGCCGACCGGTGGACGTACCTGCCGATGCTCAACCTCGGGTTCGACGTCGACACCGACCTGCAGGGTGACGTGCGGGCCGGAAAGCGGCTGGATCTCGGGATATTCTCCGAGTACATCAAGGGCGCGTCGGACACCGGGAAGATCACCGGCTCCACGCTGGAGGTCTCCTTCGACGACGGCGCGACGTGGACATCCGTCGCACTCGACGGCGTACGCGGCAAGTCCGCCGCCTGGGCCGGCTCCGTGCGGGTGCCGAACGACGCGCAGTACATCTCCGTGCGGGCCTCGGCCTCCGACAACAAGGGCGGCTCGGTGAAGCAGGAGATCATCCGCGCGGTCGGCGTGCGGAAGTAG
- a CDS encoding integrase core domain-containing protein — protein sequence MILSTVYAVTRRLLSLPALLLRRDVTKDAELLVLRHENAVLRRHVPRLRYEPADRLWFAALSHLITRRRWAQVFPMTPATLMSWHRKLVAKKWDYSQRHRPGRPPTGPAVKALVLRVAAENPGWGHRRIHGELTRLGHKMAASTAWNILNQAGIDTAPRRTGPTWRQFLAAQAEHIVAVDFLHVDTINLKRIYALVMLEHGSRRAHLLDVTANPTGPWTTQAARNFLMDTGMNIASIKFLIRDCGGQFTDAFDAVFADVGLRVLKSPPHVPKANAHCERFIGTLRRELLDRTLILNERHLRRTLTSYMEHYNGHRPHRALSQLCPSQAEAGPPRPIDLAEHRVRRTAVLGGLINEYRIAS from the coding sequence GTGATCCTGTCCACGGTGTACGCCGTCACCCGCCGCCTGCTGTCGCTGCCCGCGTTGCTGCTGCGGCGTGACGTCACGAAGGACGCGGAGTTGCTGGTGCTGCGCCACGAGAACGCGGTCCTGCGCCGACACGTCCCACGCCTACGCTACGAACCAGCCGACCGCCTGTGGTTCGCCGCGCTCTCACACCTGATAACGCGCCGCCGCTGGGCCCAGGTCTTCCCGATGACCCCGGCCACGCTGATGTCCTGGCACCGTAAACTCGTCGCGAAGAAGTGGGACTACAGCCAGCGTCACCGCCCCGGACGCCCGCCCACGGGCCCCGCAGTCAAAGCCCTGGTCTTGCGCGTGGCGGCCGAGAACCCGGGATGGGGCCATCGGCGCATCCACGGCGAACTCACCCGTCTCGGCCACAAGATGGCCGCCTCCACCGCGTGGAACATTCTCAACCAGGCCGGCATCGACACCGCCCCACGTCGTACCGGACCAACCTGGAGGCAGTTCCTCGCAGCCCAGGCCGAGCACATCGTCGCCGTCGACTTCCTGCACGTCGACACCATCAACCTCAAACGCATCTACGCCCTGGTCATGCTCGAACACGGCAGCCGCCGTGCGCACCTGCTCGACGTCACCGCCAACCCCACCGGCCCATGGACCACCCAGGCCGCCCGCAACTTCCTCATGGACACCGGCATGAACATCGCAAGCATCAAGTTCCTGATCCGTGACTGCGGCGGCCAGTTCACCGACGCCTTCGACGCCGTCTTCGCCGACGTCGGACTGCGCGTCCTCAAAAGCCCGCCCCATGTCCCGAAAGCGAACGCACACTGCGAAAGGTTCATCGGCACCCTGCGCCGCGAGCTCCTCGACCGGACACTCATCCTCAACGAACGGCACTTGCGCCGAACCCTCACCAGTTACATGGAGCACTACAACGGGCACCGGCCTCACCGCGCGCTGAGCCAGCTCTGTCCATCGCAAGCTGAAGCCGGACCTCCGCGCCCCATCGACCTCGCCGAGCACCGCGTCCGCCGCACAGCGGTCCTCGGCGGACTCATTAACGAGTACCGGATCGCCAGTTGA